From the genome of Flavobacteriales bacterium:
GACAAGCGAAACCTGCGGAATCGGGTCAACTTGGGTCACAATCGGTTGGCTTGCGGGACTCGCACATCCGTTCTGCGTAGCAATCACCGTAATGCTGTTGTTCACGGGAACCGTTCCGAACAGAATTTCGCTCGTGCCGCTTTGCAGCGAGTTGGTTCCATTGAAGAATTCGTAGTTATCCAGCCCTGCGGGCGATGCCGTGAACGTGATGGTCGCTCCAGCACAGATCTCATTGTCCGAATCATCAGATGTGAGCGTAACCGTAGGAATCGGATTCACCGTGGGGATGATCGTATCACTCGGATTCGCGAAGCAGCTTCCTACAAATGCTTCCACCCAAATGCTGTCTCCCTGCTGAATCGTTGCGCTGGTGAAAGTGTTGCTTGCTCCATTCTGAGCCGACACACCATCAATGAAGAATTCGTAGTTGTCGTAGGTCGATGGGTTGGCCGTGAACGTGATCGGGTCGCCATCGCAGATGGTGGTACTGCTGGCGGTCAGCGTTACATTATAAACGCTCGACTGAACAGTTACCTGCGTTGAATCGGTCACGGGGCCGCAGCATGCGGTAAGCACCGTTACTTTCACCCAATACGTTCCCGGAGTTCCGAAATAGACATCAGATGTGGTGGTAACAGAAGCTCCAGATTCCGTGGCCGGTGCAGCCGCTGGGCCGAAATCCCAATCGTACTGGCTGCCAATAAGCGTGGTTGTGAACTGATTCGGGCAGCCCGCATCAACGGTCGGGTTGGCAGGGGAAATCGTTGGCAAGGTTGGACCTGAGTTGAAAATCCCGATGAAATCGGTGAAAGTTGTTCCTGCGTAAGTGATCGTTCTTCTTCCTGTGGAAGAATAGGTGACTGCAATAGGGCCGTTGCCAGATGCGGTCTGTGGCGTGGCTCCCGAACCGAAGTTCCACGCACCATTTCCTCCCGTGGCCGAAAAAGACACTTCAGAATTCGTACATCCGTAATTATCAACGTTTATGACTGGCGGATTTCCCGGAACGCCAGTATTGTTCGAAGCTGAAACGGGTGTTCCACTTCCTTCTTCCGCAAGGCTAACGCTTGGGCCAGTTGCTCCAGCACCACCAGCACCACCAGCACCGCCCGCACCGCCCGCACCACCAGCCGCACCAATACTTATCGAACAACCAAAACCAGAGCCACCAGTACCACCAGCGCCTCCTGCACCACCAGCACCACCAGCACCTCCCACACCACCGATTCCTCCCAGACCTGCCGAAAGCGCACAATCCATAATTACTCCCCCGTTTCCGTTGTTCCAGCAGAATATGGCAAACGACCCACCGCCACCTGTGCCGCCCGTACCCCCAGTACCTCCGGAGCCACCGCCACCGCCACCGCCACCAGAACCACCAACATCGTCAGAACCGGGCTGCTGTCGTCCAGCACCGCCCCCACCGCCCCCACCGCCACAGCCATCGCTACCAGCAGTACCGTTTCCTCCGGCAGCACCGGGAAGAAAATATCCTGAAGCATAGGAGCCCGGAACACCCACAGAACCAGCATTTCCGGGGCTTCCAGTTCCTCCCGCCTGACCATTGCTGGGTCCGGAACCTCCGCATCCACCATTATGACTTGAACCGAAAAGCCCACATCCACAGGAAGGGCCGTCTCCGTAATTTCCGCCAGCACCACCGCAACTACCACCACCAGCCTGACCAATAGCCGATGCCTGTGGATTGTGTTTGGCACCTGTACCTCCGTTGCCACCGTTGCTTCCGCCAGCACCACCGGAACCTCCTGCAGGAATGTTCTGTTCATTTGCAGCAGGAAGACCATTTCCACCGGGGCTACCTGGGGTACCGGGTGTTCCCGGAGTTCCCGGAAGACCCGCGCCCGCCTGTCCTGTGGTCACTTCACATCGAACGATGTTGTAACTGCTGCATCCATTGAGGTAGATGCCGTAAACGGAGACCTCCGTTCCAGTTGCATCTGCCACATTGATGGTAAGGTCTTGCAATCGAAATCCAGAGGCGTTCAGACCCGCCAGGCCGACCAAGGCATTGGCGGGGGAAGGTAGCGCGTTGGCAGAGGTACGGTCAATGATGGATGGCGTGGCATTGCTTTTTATCCATGTGGTCGGGTTGAAACCGCCCTCAATGGTCACATCGCTTGGGATGGACAGCGCATTGGTAATGGTGTAAGTGCCAGATGCCAGCCAGAGCACATTATTGGTTGCATTGGCAAGAGTAAGCGCATGGCTCAGGTTGGCAGGGTTGGCGCGCGTTCCTGTGGTTCCGCTGGAAGCTCCGGACGGTGACACGTAAATAATGCCACATTCCTGACCTAAAACCAATGTGGTTGTAAGCAGAAAACACAGAATTCCGTTAATGAGCCACCGAAGGGATCGCATGCTGGGGTCGTGTGGTTTTAAGTACGGGCAAAAGGGTCTCTGGTTGTCTTGAAAAGTACAAAAATGGCAGTTTATGGAGTTGATGCAATGGGCTGGGAAGCAAGCTCGTTTTCGGCAAACTATGAAATACCGACCGTGGATAACATTCGTGCGGTTTACGGAAAGCAAGGTGTGGACCCAACTAAATTTGAACTGCAAAATCAAACCTATGAGAACGACTTACCATCTTTTGGCAATCATATTAATAGCAGTTCTGGCGTCTTCCTGTGCTTCGGTAAAACCGTGCGGAGAGTCTTACACGGAGATGCAGGAATTCTTCCAATCGAAGAAATTCAAGGAAGCGTTTCACGAGCGCGATTCACTCTGTGAGCGGACCTCTGATCTGGAAGGAATTCTGGAGGCCACGGAAAAAGATCTGGCCAAAACCAAAGACGATCTGGAAGCATCGCGCAAGAATGGCGAAAAGCTGCAATCTGATCTGGCAGACAGCAAGAAGGCGTATGATCAGTTGAAGTTGTCTTCGGGAGCGCAGGTGGCCGGGTTGAGCAGCGATCTTGCTGCCAAGCAAGCAGAATTGGACGAGAAAGAACGGCTGCTAAAGAACAGAGAGGAGCGGTTGACCATGCTGGAGGAGATCATCAAGAAACAGGATGAGTTGATGAACGCGCTGAACGACCGCGTGAAAGATGCGTTGATGGGGTTTTCGGATGACGAGTTGAGCGTGGAAATGCGCGATGGAAAGGTTTACGTTTCGATGAGTGACAAACTGCTTTTCAAATCGGGTAGCGATGCGGTGGAACCGAAAGGAGTGGAGGCGTTGAAGAAATTGGCCGGAGTGATGAAGAAGAACACCGACATCAACATGGCCATTGAAGGACACACGGACAGTATTCCGATCAAGACAAACCGCTTTAAGGACAACTGGGATCTGAGTGTGGCGCGGGCTACTTCCGTGGTCCGTATTCTTACCGATGATGGCGTGGATCCGAAACGTCTGGTAGCTTCCGGTAAGGGCGAGTTTGCGCCAAAGGCGGATAATTCCACGAAAGAAGGCCGTGCTGTTAACCGCAGAACGGAAGTTGTGCTTTCGCCAAAGCTCAACGAACTGATGCAGCTGCTTGGGCAGTATTCGCGCTGAGGCTATTGTTTCCTGCCGAGGAAATGGGTGCGGAAACCTCCACCAAGACCACCGGTATTTGTATTCACCTCCAAACTATCGGTGCTGAAAAACTGGACGGAGAAATAATTTGAAGGACTTCCGATGCCTGAAAGCATGGAATAACCGTCCTCTCCGATGGTCATTTCAGTAGCATCCACACGAATGGACGAATCGCCTACCGCAACCACCGTAACGGTATCCGTGGTATCCGTGGTGTGACTCGGTTCTCCCAACATCCACGAAGTGGAAGTGCGTGGGCCAATGTACGTTCCAACAAACCCATCACGGTAGTCAGCTGCGTGTTCCTTTTTGCAGGAACTGAAGCCGACTGCAATCAAAAGGGCTGCGAGTGAAACAAAACACAGGAGTCTCATAGTTGGTAGCTAAGATAAACACCCACTTGCTTCTGTGTATTCGAAAAAGGAACGATGCTCAACCCTTTCACCAGCGGTTTTCGGTGGTGCAGCCAAGGCACCAGGTAGCCAATGGTTCCACCAATGATGTAGCCTGCAATGATGTCTGTGGGGAAGTGTTTTCCAGCCTCATAGCGCAGCATACCTACCGCAGCGGGGAAGAGGATCGCGCCAGTCCAGACCAAGGCTTTGTGCGTTTCGTTGTCTGAGTAATCGGAAAACACCTTGGCCGTGGTGAAGCAGAGGGCGGCCGTTATGGAGGTGTGGCCAGAGAAGAAGGAAAGCCGCGCATCTCGGTCGGTCTTGTACGACACGTCCACATCCTTATTGTAAACGAACGGCCGAGGCCTTCTCACGGCCGTTTTGGCCAATTCGGTCACGCCAAGCGTAAGCAAAGCCGTTTCGGCATAGATGAAACCCACGGCAAGGAAATCCTTACGCGCCCGTTTGTTTATCATCAAAAACGCAGGAAGCGTGATGGAGCCATAAAGCATGATATCGCTTGCCAGATCGGCCTTCGGGTTCCAACGATGTACCGCGCTCATGTCAAGCCCAGGGAGCGCATACGGGTCGAGTGCATTGATCTGTGCAGCTGTCAGCGGCTGTATCTGGTAATCCGCGAAAACGCCACCCGCAGCGATCAACCCGCTGCCAGAGGCATAGATAAGTTCACGCTTCCAGTTGAAATTGTAAGGGCTTTCCGCTTCTTGGGAATAAACCTGACCAAGGATGGTAAGGCCAAGCAACACAGACAGGAGAAACGGCTTCAGCGGACGCATGGGAACAACGGCATGGTTCAAAGGATCTCTTTCAGTTTGAATTCGAGGTTGTGAATCGCCTTTTTCATCTCATCGATCTCCGCTTTTTTAGCATCCTGATCCTTTTCGTTCTGTTTGATGGCTGCCTGAGATTCTTTGATCTTTTCTTCCAATTTTTCATTGTCTTTCTCAAGCCGCTTCTTGTCTTTTACCATCTTGTCAAGCTCCTTCTCGTAATCCTTTATCACTTTGGCCACTTCGTCTGAGGGCTTTTCAATCTGCCCTTGTTCCAATCGGTTTTTCTC
Proteins encoded in this window:
- a CDS encoding phosphatase PAP2 family protein; this encodes MRPLKPFLLSVLLGLTILGQVYSQEAESPYNFNWKRELIYASGSGLIAAGGVFADYQIQPLTAAQINALDPYALPGLDMSAVHRWNPKADLASDIMLYGSITLPAFLMINKRARKDFLAVGFIYAETALLTLGVTELAKTAVRRPRPFVYNKDVDVSYKTDRDARLSFFSGHTSITAALCFTTAKVFSDYSDNETHKALVWTGAILFPAAVGMLRYEAGKHFPTDIIAGYIIGGTIGYLVPWLHHRKPLVKGLSIVPFSNTQKQVGVYLSYQL
- a CDS encoding OmpA family protein gives rise to the protein MRTTYHLLAIILIAVLASSCASVKPCGESYTEMQEFFQSKKFKEAFHERDSLCERTSDLEGILEATEKDLAKTKDDLEASRKNGEKLQSDLADSKKAYDQLKLSSGAQVAGLSSDLAAKQAELDEKERLLKNREERLTMLEEIIKKQDELMNALNDRVKDALMGFSDDELSVEMRDGKVYVSMSDKLLFKSGSDAVEPKGVEALKKLAGVMKKNTDINMAIEGHTDSIPIKTNRFKDNWDLSVARATSVVRILTDDGVDPKRLVASGKGEFAPKADNSTKEGRAVNRRTEVVLSPKLNELMQLLGQYSR
- a CDS encoding PKD domain-containing protein: MRSLRWLINGILCFLLTTTLVLGQECGIIYVSPSGASSGTTGTRANPANLSHALTLANATNNVLWLASGTYTITNALSIPSDVTIEGGFNPTTWIKSNATPSIIDRTSANALPSPANALVGLAGLNASGFRLQDLTINVADATGTEVSVYGIYLNGCSSYNIVRCEVTTGQAGAGLPGTPGTPGTPGSPGGNGLPAANEQNIPAGGSGGAGGSNGGNGGTGAKHNPQASAIGQAGGGSCGGAGGNYGDGPSCGCGLFGSSHNGGCGGSGPSNGQAGGTGSPGNAGSVGVPGSYASGYFLPGAAGGNGTAGSDGCGGGGGGGGAGRQQPGSDDVGGSGGGGGGGGSGGTGGTGGTGGGGSFAIFCWNNGNGGVIMDCALSAGLGGIGGVGGAGGAGGAGGAGGTGGSGFGCSISIGAAGGAGGAGGAGGAGGAGATGPSVSLAEEGSGTPVSASNNTGVPGNPPVINVDNYGCTNSEVSFSATGGNGAWNFGSGATPQTASGNGPIAVTYSSTGRRTITYAGTTFTDFIGIFNSGPTLPTISPANPTVDAGCPNQFTTTLIGSQYDWDFGPAAAPATESGASVTTTSDVYFGTPGTYWVKVTVLTACCGPVTDSTQVTVQSSVYNVTLTASSTTICDGDPITFTANPSTYDNYEFFIDGVSAQNGASNTFTSATIQQGDSIWVEAFVGSCFANPSDTIIPTVNPIPTVTLTSDDSDNEICAGATITFTASPAGLDNYEFFNGTNSLQSGTSEILFGTVPVNNSITVIATQNGCASPASQPIVTQVDPIPQVSLVSSDPNDSICDGDQLIFTALPIGLANYEFFEGVASVQSGASNLYQTSSLVTGTSVSVIGTSTDGCVSDPSNAIVTVVSPYLSVTLSAPVTEICEGESITFTANPAGLDSYEFFDGSTTVQNTSSETWTTTGLVSGNSITVEGTQYGCTSVASNAVSIAVIAAPVVDPGSDIENCVDDADVTLSGFSPAGGTWSGTGVTNATGVFSPSTAGVGNYYLYYEATNSNCSTTDSILAVVHDLPTVDAGTYNPFCLEDTLSLMATGAVSYVWNPTTELSNANISNPDFVPTSDGTFTYTVTGTDANGCVNSGSTTITVEPIPTVSFTVDDVCVNDTSIFDNSSVPATGVTYLWSFGDGQVSTDQSPSVVYQGAGTFGVTLQVVWGNCSAQATDSATVNPRPTSSFVVTPSYATAIEPFFTFEDLSINAVDWEWDFGDFSGFSNDQNPTHTYADTGTQVITLVTFNQFGCTDTILDSVYIAPYTTLYVPSAFSPDKDRVNDVFYAYGKDIFWFDFRIFDRWGKELFYTNDITEGWNGTDMKTGREVKSGLYVYQILYKDYRDRQYKKLGTVTLIR